A genomic stretch from Sinorhizobium terangae includes:
- the lepB gene encoding signal peptidase I: MAEKTETKQSGLWENVKVIIQALLLAVVIRTVFFQPFTIPSGSMMPTLLVGDYIFVNKFAYGYSKYSIPFSPDLFSGRIFASEPRRGDIVVFRFPPNPDIDYIKRLVGLPGDRIQVRNSILYVNDKPVDRVPAGAFRADDQYDTGGDVPVYRETMDNGVSYDTLDQFPDSRGDNTREFIVPEGHYFMMGDNRDNSADSRFDVGFVPAENLVGRASLIFFSLGNDTSFREVWKWPANLRYDRLFKVVE; this comes from the coding sequence GTGGCAGAAAAGACAGAAACGAAGCAGAGCGGCCTCTGGGAGAATGTCAAGGTCATCATCCAGGCGCTGCTGTTGGCGGTCGTCATCCGAACAGTCTTCTTCCAGCCCTTTACGATCCCGTCGGGTTCGATGATGCCAACCCTGCTTGTCGGCGATTACATTTTCGTGAACAAGTTTGCCTACGGCTATTCGAAGTACTCGATACCGTTCTCGCCGGATCTCTTCAGCGGGCGGATTTTCGCGAGCGAGCCGAGGCGCGGCGATATCGTTGTTTTCCGCTTTCCGCCGAATCCCGACATCGACTACATCAAACGTCTCGTCGGACTTCCGGGTGACCGGATCCAGGTGAGGAACAGCATCCTCTATGTCAATGACAAGCCTGTGGACCGCGTTCCGGCTGGCGCATTCCGCGCCGACGACCAGTACGACACTGGCGGCGATGTGCCGGTCTACCGTGAGACGATGGACAACGGCGTTTCCTACGACACGCTCGACCAGTTTCCGGATTCGCGCGGCGACAACACGCGTGAGTTCATTGTCCCCGAGGGTCACTATTTCATGATGGGCGACAACCGAGACAATTCCGCCGATAGCCGCTTCGACGTCGGCTTCGTACCGGCGGAGAACCTGGTGGGCCGCGCCAGCCTGATCTTCTTCTCGCTCGGCAACGACACGTCGTTCCGCGAAGTCTGGAAATGGCCGGCAAACCTGCGTTACGACCGCCTGTTCAAGGTCGTCGAATGA
- the era gene encoding GTPase Era, producing the protein MTDMEHDTAAAGAPTRSGFVALIGATNAGKSTLVNRLVGAKVSIVSHKVQTTRAIVRGIAIHDNAQIVFMDTPGIFKPRRRLDRAMVTTAWGGAKDADLIMLLIDSERGLKGDAEAILEGLKEVPQPKILALNKIDQVRPEDLLKLAAAANEMVKFERTFMISALSGSGCDDVMDYLASALPEGPWYYPEDQISDLPMRQLAAEITREKLFLRLHQELPYASHVETEKWEERKDGSVRIEQVIYVERDSQKKIALGKGGEAIKAISTAARKEISEILEQPVHLFLFVKVRENWGDDPERFREMGLEFPR; encoded by the coding sequence ATGACGGATATGGAACATGATACGGCCGCTGCCGGCGCGCCGACCCGCTCGGGTTTCGTGGCGCTGATCGGCGCCACCAATGCTGGGAAATCGACGCTCGTTAATCGCCTCGTCGGTGCGAAGGTATCGATCGTCAGCCACAAGGTGCAGACGACGCGCGCCATCGTGCGTGGTATCGCCATCCACGACAACGCGCAGATTGTCTTCATGGATACGCCCGGCATCTTCAAGCCGCGGCGCAGGCTCGACCGCGCTATGGTGACGACTGCCTGGGGCGGCGCCAAGGATGCCGATCTGATCATGCTGCTGATCGACAGCGAGCGCGGGTTGAAGGGGGACGCAGAGGCGATCCTCGAAGGCCTGAAGGAAGTTCCGCAGCCGAAGATCCTGGCGCTCAACAAGATCGATCAGGTTCGTCCGGAGGATTTGCTGAAGCTCGCGGCTGCGGCAAACGAGATGGTCAAGTTCGAGCGCACTTTCATGATCTCAGCGCTTTCCGGCTCCGGCTGCGACGATGTCATGGACTATCTTGCGAGCGCGCTGCCCGAGGGGCCTTGGTACTACCCGGAGGATCAGATCTCGGATCTACCGATGCGCCAGCTTGCCGCCGAGATCACCCGCGAGAAACTGTTCCTCCGGCTGCATCAGGAACTCCCCTATGCCTCCCACGTCGAGACGGAGAAATGGGAGGAGCGCAAGGACGGTTCGGTGCGCATAGAGCAGGTGATCTATGTCGAGCGCGACAGCCAAAAGAAGATCGCGCTCGGCAAGGGAGGAGAGGCGATCAAGGCAATCTCCACCGCGGCGCGCAAGGAAATCTCGGAAATCCTCGAGCAACCCGTGCACCTTTTTCTGTTCGTAAAGGTGCGCGAGAACTGGGGTGACGATCCCGAGCGCTTCCGCGAAATGGGGCTCGAATTCCCGCGATGA
- the rnc gene encoding ribonuclease III: protein MKGRSLSAEDRARLEAVIGYQFSEKERLDRALTHSSARSAKGSNYQRLEFLGDRVLGLCVAELLFQTFRDANEGELSVRLNQLVSAESCAKVADDLSLHEFIRTGSDVKKITGKHMMNVRADVVESLIAAIYLDGGLEAARRFVLLHWTDRAASADGARRDAKTELQEWAHARFGVAPKYRTDDRSGPDHDPRFTVTVEVAGLQPETGTDRSKRGAEQVAATRLLEREGVWQQKPAGN from the coding sequence ATGAAGGGGCGATCGCTGAGCGCGGAGGATCGGGCAAGGCTCGAGGCCGTGATCGGTTATCAGTTCTCGGAGAAGGAACGCCTGGACCGGGCACTTACCCATTCCAGCGCCCGCAGCGCCAAGGGCAGCAACTACCAGCGTCTCGAATTCCTGGGGGATCGGGTTCTGGGCCTGTGCGTTGCCGAGCTCTTGTTTCAGACCTTTCGCGACGCGAACGAGGGAGAACTTTCGGTCCGACTGAACCAACTGGTCAGCGCGGAAAGTTGCGCGAAGGTCGCCGATGACCTCTCGCTGCACGAGTTCATCCGCACCGGTTCGGATGTGAAGAAGATCACCGGCAAGCACATGATGAATGTGCGCGCCGATGTGGTAGAGTCGCTGATCGCCGCAATCTATCTCGATGGCGGCCTGGAGGCGGCGCGCCGCTTCGTGCTGCTTCATTGGACGGACCGGGCGGCCAGCGCCGACGGCGCCCGTCGCGATGCGAAAACTGAATTGCAGGAATGGGCGCACGCCAGATTCGGTGTTGCGCCGAAATACAGGACAGATGATCGCTCCGGCCCCGATCACGACCCGCGCTTCACGGTGACGGTCGAGGTTGCGGGTCTTCAACCGGAGACGGGAACCGATCGCTCCAAACGCGGCGCCGAACAGGTCGCCGCGACACGATTGCTGGAGCGTGAAGGCGTTTGGCAGCAGAAGCCTGCCGGAAATTGA